Proteins found in one Zea mays cultivar B73 chromosome 1, Zm-B73-REFERENCE-NAM-5.0, whole genome shotgun sequence genomic segment:
- the LOC100280412 gene encoding Probable trehalase precursor — MAGLPPQPQHVHALPLLLLVVLPCLIPCLRATTEMAPTAATAGASDEGASALLGLLQRVQSEALRTLGPHDFDPKFYVDLPLATDERAAAAALAALPRPSPSRAELDDFLSRYFGDPGSDLVADVPPDFEPEPRGFLPHVHSPEARAWALEVHALWKRLARRVAPDVAARPDRHTLMPLPGRAVVPGSRFREVYYWDSYWVIRGLLVSKMYDTAKTIVLNLVYLLEKYGFVPNGARSYYTNRSQPPLLSSMVLEIYRATGDVEFVRTVFHSLLKEHSFWMSEIHNVAIADNHGRVHNLSRYQARWNKPRPESATIDEELASKLNSMAAKEKLYCEIASTAESGWDFSSRWMRNSTDMTTLATTYIIPVDLNTFLFKMELDIGALAKVVGDNATSEFFLNASKARHIAIDSILWNSEMEQWLDYWLPGDADCQEVHEWKPNSQNRNIFASNFVPLWLNAYHSEFVRFADEAKSNRVMASLKASGLLHAAGIATSLTNTSQQWDFPNGWAPLQHLIAEGLLHSGSEAKKLAEDIATRWVRTNYAAYKATGAMHEKYDVEACGESGGGGEYKPQTGFGWSNGVVLSFLEEFGWPEGKEIAC; from the exons ATGGCTGGGCTCCCGCCGCAACCCCAGCACGTCCacgccctccccctcctcctcctcgtcgtcctcccCTGCCTCATCCCCTGTCTCCGCGCGACGACCGAGATGGCgccaaccgccgccaccgccggcgcATCCGACGAGGGCGCCAGCGCGCTGCTCGGGCTCCTGCAGCGGGTGCAGTCGGAGGCGCTGCGCACGCTGGGGCCTCACGACTTCGACCCCAAGTTCTACGTCGACCTGCCGCTGGCGACCGACGAGCGCGCCGCGGCGGCCGCCCTTGCGGCGCTGCCGCGCCCGTCGCCGTCGCGGGCGGAGCTAGACGACTTCCTGTCCCGCTACTTCGGGGACCCCGGGTCCGATCTCGTGGCGGACGTCCCACCGGATTTCGAGCCCGAGCCGCGCGGGTTCCTGCCCCACGTCCACAGCCCcgaggcgcgggcgtgggcgctgGAGGTGCACGCGCTGTGGAAGCGCCTGGCGCGGCGGGTGGCGCCCGACGTCGCGGCGCGGCCGGACCGGCACACGCTGATGCCGCTGCCCGGCAGGGCCGTCGTGCCGGGATCCAGGTTCCGGGAGGTATACTACTGGGACTCCTATTGGGTCATCAG AGGATTGCTGGTGAGCAAAATGTACGACACGGCAAAGACTATTGTGCTTAACCTTGTATACCTGTTGGAAAAATATGGTTTCGTTCCAAATGGTGCAAGATCCTACTACACTAACCGAAG CCAACCACCACTTTTGAGCTCCATGGTTTTAGAAATATACAGGGCAACTGGTGATGTGGAGTTTGTTAGGACAGTATTCCACTCTCTGCTTAAAGAGCATAGCTTCTGGATGTCAG AGATTCATAATGTTGCTATAGCAGACAATCATGGTCGGGTCCATAATTTATCTCGGTATCAGGCCAGGTGGAACAAACCTAGGCCTGAAAGTGCGACAATT GATGAGGAACTGGCTTCGAAGTTGAATTCTATGGCAGCTAAGGAAAAACTGTACTGCGAAATTGCTTCAACGGCAGAATCGGGATGGGATTTCAGCTCTCGATGGATGAG GAATTCTACTGACATGACAACATTGGCAACCACTTACATAATACCTGTGGACTTGAACACATTTCTTTTTAAG ATGGAGCTGGATATTGGTGCCTTGGCTAAAGTCGTAGGAGATAATGCGACTTCAGAATTTTTTTTAAATGCTTCGAAAGCACGTCATATTGCAATTGACTCTATTTTGTGGAACTCTGAGATGGAACAGTGGCTTGACTATTGGCTTCCTGGTGATGCAGACTGTCAG GAAGTACACGAATGGAAGCCTAACTCACAGAACCGCAACATATTTGCTTCCAACTTCGTTCCGCTGTGGCTAAATGCATACCATTCCG AATTCGTACGCTTTGCTGATGAGGCAAAATCAAACAGAGTCATGGCGAGCCTCAAGGCATCTGGATTACTTCATGCCGCAGGGATAGCAACTTCCCTGACAAACACGAGCCAACAATG GGATTTCCCGAATGGATGGGCCCCACTGCAGCATCTTATAGCTGAGGGGCTGCTGCATTCTGGATCAGAGGCCAAAAAACTAGCTGAGGACATTGCTACGAGGTGGGTGAGAACGAACTACGCCGCTTACAAAGCAACGGGTGCGATGCATGAGAAGTACGATGTTGAGGCTTGTGGAGAATCTGGAGGCGGTGGAGAATACAAGCCCCAG acTGGTTTTGGCTGGTCCAATGGCGTGGTGTTGTCATTCTTGGAAGAATTCGGGTGGCCAGAGGGCAAGGAAATAGCTTGTTGA